In Syntrophotaleaceae bacterium, the DNA window AGGATCTTCAATCGAAAGTGGTATTTACCAAGTGCGTGCGTCAGATAACGGTCTACGTGGATTCCGGCAATGTCGATGCCGGTCTCGTTTTCAGTTCGGAAACCAAACTGCTCTCGAACGGCAGAGTCGTCACCCTGGCCCCTGCGGACAGTCATTCACCTGTCGTCTTTTCCATGGCCGGCATCCGCGGAACGAAACATCCTGAGGCCCTGGAAGCCTTGATGGCATTCCTGAAAAGTCGTGAAGCCGCAGCCATATTCATAGATTTCGGCTTCAGGCCCTTAACCGGAGAATAAAACAGTGGAAGCCGCAGAAAGAAACCGGACCATGGCAGGTCGAGAAGAGAAAGGGGTATATAGATCGCCAGCAACCTGCTTATGACACCGGCATACTCAGAAGCTCAATCATACTGTCAATCTTGAAAGGAAATTGCAATGGCAACAAAAAAATGCGCGACTTGCGGCATAGAACTCGATCCCGAAAGTCTGAATGCCAAAAAATGCTCCGAGTGCGGTGCCTGGTTCTGCCACCTCCACTGGGGCCAATACAAATGGCAATGCGTTTTGTGCAAATCTTACGCACTTACCAACAAACACAACAACCCCGAAGGCGATTTCAGTTAAATCGGTCTACAAATTAGAGATCCGAATAATTCATAGCCCCGCTTTCGCTGAAGCGGGGCTATGTTGTTCAGGACAACACAGATTATCAACGATATCGATTGGAGTTCAACACCATAAGACCGGAAATCAGGAAAGGTTGTCACCTCTCGTCAGAAAGCCAGAGATAACGTTGCATATATCGTGAAAGGTGCCCCTACCTGATACGTGGATCCTAGCGTAGTGTAGTCAGAAGTATTGATGATACTGATGTACTCTTTGTCGAAAACGTTGTTCAACCATAGAGAAATGTTTAGATCTTTGACCCAGGAATTCGAGAAATTCTTATCATAGGAGACACCGAAGTCGAAGACTACGGCGTCGTCGATTTTTTCTTCCTGAAGGATATCACCGTATCGGCTGGACCAGTATCGGACAACCGGTGAAAAAGTAAAGTCTCCGATGCGGTAACTCGCGATCCCTTTTACCAAAAATTCAGGGGCATCAGGCACCTGGTTCCCTTTAACAGAAATAGTTGTGCCTGCCTGGTCATTAATATCCTCCGAAAAATAGAAGCGGTTGTAAGAAAAAGAGCCATACAAGGACAGGTTCCTAATAGGCATGACCCCGGCCTCCAGTTCAAAACCGTAGGCCTCCGCATCGAAAATGGCTGCTGGAAATGTCGCATCAAGGGATGCATCGTAATAGGTGGCTGTCTTGTTTTTGTGCTTGGCATAATAGACGGTGGGAACGATATACAGCTTTTCCGAGATATATCGGAATCCAAAATCAAAGCTGTCCGCGATTTCCAATTCCTGGTTGTCCCAAAGATTCTGCAAGGTGATCCCCCTGCTATTGAAAGCAGCTTGTTGGGAAATATAAAAAGGATAAAGGGCCACGCTCATGCCATAGTTTCTGCCGTAGGAAAAGTAGCAGCTCAAGGAATCGGTGAGGGCATAGCTCAAGCTGGCATTCGGAAGGACCTCCTCGAAATCCTTGGAATCAGCGCTTGCGCCGGGGATAATGGAGGAGGCCATGTCAAGGGCTGTTTGATAACCGACATCCGGAATTCCTTGAGTATTGTATGTGGTTATTTTTGGCATTGAATAATCAAGGTATTTAAGGCCGGCCTGGAATTGAAATGGTCCGAAAAAATATTTGCCGGAAACATAAGGCATATTCTGACGATGTCGTGATGAATTGGAGAGAAGTTGCCATCTGTCGAAAATCAGCGTGTCGTTTGACACCTGATATAATTTCCAGGAAGTGGGCGGCCCGGGTCTTTCCTGTTCAAGGTAAAAATAGCCGATATCAAACGAGAAGGCGTCGATCATCATAGAATATCCTGCCTGGAAACCATACAGATCATGATCGATATCCCATCTGCGAATCCGATTTTGACCATTTCTCATGGTTATCGTTTCCTGGTAATAACCTTCATCCTTCCAATAAAAAGGTTTTAATATGACTGATGCATCTTCTGAGAAAGAATATTCAATACTGCCAAACAAATTGTAATCCTCGAATTTATTTTTATTGTATCCGTAATAAAAATAATCAGATGGATTTTTGGAAAAATCGAAATTGTAGTTTTCGCCAAGCGACGAAGCCTGTCCAAAATTCAGCACTCTATACGGATTTGCCTCTACTTCGTTATAAATGGAGAAGGCCTCAATTTTGAGTCTATCGCCGAGTTTTTGGGTTAAGCCCAGCATTGCATTGTTCCGTTCGGAATCTCCCTCTCCCTTCCACTTGTCTGCGGCAGTATGGGAATAGGACAGGAATCCGGCCGTTCGGGATGGCAGAACCCCTGAATCGAGCCGCAGATAAGTCCTTCCGGCATCATGACTGCCCAAGGCCTGCTTGAGATTGAAGCCGAAGCTGTCTGTTGGCCGCTTGACTTCCATATCGATTTTCCCACCGATATTCGTGAGACCGAATCCCTGGTCCCCTGGAAGGCCGCCCTTATAAATGGATATGCTGCTGAAATTTTCCAAATCGTAGATATTGGCACCTCCTCCAGGCCTTCCCGACACCGGAAGGTTTTCCACGTTAATTGGGGTGGAGGGGTTGCCTCCCCCCGTCGGCTCAATACCCCTGAACCGGAACGATTCGTGATAATTGCTCATATCCCCCAGGCCTAGAGGGTCCACGCTCTGCTGGTGCACGGATGGGATCAGATTGATGGCCTTTGGCACGGACATCTTGTATGTGGGTCCGAGGGTGTTGATCCCCTTGTCCGTGATTTTTGTCTTGGTGCTGGTGTCCGTAAAAAGAGGCCCCACAAACTCTTCTTCCTTGAATTTGCCTTCGACTTCAATCTCTGGCAACGTGACGACATCCTTTTTCTGATGCTCATCCTGGGCAGCCGCGGGGGTGAAAAACATGGTCAGCAGAACGAACAGCACAGACCCGATGCAAGTGAAATATGTCATCTTCCGCCTCCTCCTTTCTAGTGCACCAAAAACACCTGATAACATTTTCTGGCCGGTTGCGACCAAATCATGCGGGTTTCGTTGGGTCCGTAGGGTGGCGGAGGACGAAATAGGCGCGGAATGGGGGCAGGCCAAGACATAACGACATTATAATGTCTAAGAGACATGAAAATGCCACGGAGGGCGTTATAATGTCAAACTTTTTTTCCTTCAAGAAAGGGCTTTTTAAGGGTGAGAAGGGGAAAAAATAAGGCCGGTCAAGGTTCTATGCACCATGCCTGCGCCAATAAAAAACCCGCCTTACCGGGGGACTTTCCGGAAGGCGGGTTTTAAACCCGGCTTTGCTTTTATTCCTGCAAAGGGGGGGCACCTCAGGTGCCTGGAAGTTTTGGTTCAGCCCAGCTTTTCGTCGATGAACTGGCGGGCGGCAGCGATGGCGCCATCTTCGCTGTCACGGGAATAAACTTTGCCGCAAGGCCGACCTTCGGCGTCAACGATAGAGGCTTCGAACCCTTCCATACCTGCTACTCTGGTGCTGATCTTGAATCCCTGGTACTCCATTGTCTTTCCTCCTAGTTTTTTTATGATTCGGCCAGGAGTGGCCCTGGTGTTCAGTAAAAAACCCTCCTTGCCGCGCTCAACTCACGTTGACAGATACGGCTGAAAGGGTTTAATGGCTCCGGGGACGGATTATTACAACATTTCGAGGGAAAATGCAACCCTGTTTTCATTGAAAAATTGGATTTTTCTGCTTCATTTACAAGCAGTTTCACTTCCCGGACGACCCTGTCCCGGCAGTCATTCTTCACGGCAGTTCAGGAAAGGGGCTGACGACTTTCCAGGAATTGTTTTCGAACAACCACTCCTGCTTCAGCTGAAAGGTTTTCACCACCGCGGAAGGCAGGCGGTAGTACTGGAGCACGGTTACCGTCTCCGCCCGCCGGTTCTCTTCGCTCAGATCCGCCGATGCCGGTTCCACGGCAACGAACCGCAGATCTTCACCTCCGGAGTACTTTTCCAGAAAAAGAGTTCGCTGCTCTACCGCCAGATGCCGCGCCGCGCCCTGGTAATCCTGCCAGCGAAGACGTTGGTTGAAATCGTCTCGGGCCGATAGAAACTTTTCCCCGGTTTGCAGGCCGGCCATACTGCAGGAGGCCAGAAAAACGACGCCAAGCAAAATGAGGTATACTCTTGCACTAGCCGTTTTCCACATCAACTTTCTCCTTTGCCGCTGATGGAGCCTTCATGAGTAGAATCGAAATATACACCAAAAATTACTGTCCCTACTGCCGCCGTGCCAAAGAATTGCTGCAGGGTAGAAACATTGATTTTATCGAGTACGACGTGACGGACGATCCTGAGAAGGAAGAGGAAATGCGGCAACGCTCTGGCCGCCGCACGGTTCCCGAGATTTTCATCAACGACCGGTTGATCGGCGGCTGTGACGACCTGTTTGCGCTGGACCAAAGAGGCGATTTGGATGCCTTGTTGCAGGGATGATCACTGCCGGCCCTTGAAAAAATCAACTTGGTCCAAACGCTATTTATTTGAAAGAACAGGATATACAGGGTCAAGGCTTTAAGACCTTCGGCCTTTAATATACTGAAGCAACTCCAGTGCCAGTTCGATCTTGCCGAAAGGGGGCATCAGGGTATAACCCTTTGTCCGGCTGCCTCCGGCATCTATCAGTTCCCGGGCAATGGCCAAACCCTCCCTTATCCCCTCCATCCCGCTGGTCCCGCGCATGCGGCGGCGGATGTCGTCGGACAGGCGGATGCCCGGCACCTCGTTATGAAGAAACTCGGCATTGCGTTCGCTGACCAGAGGCATCAGTCCGACCAGCACCGGGATCTGCAGAGGGGCCAGCCGCTCCAGCATTTCCTCCATCACCTTCGGGGAAAAAACCGGCTGGGTCTCGACAAAACAGGCTCCGGCGGCAATCTTCTTCTCCAGTTTACGGATCTGCCCCTCGATATCCTTGACATTGGGATTGAAGGCTGCCCCCGCCACAATCCCCGTCCTGCCTCCGATATCAGCACCAAGCAGAGTGGTTCCGCGGTTGAGAGCCTGCAGCAGCTCGAGAATCCCGATTGAATTGAGATCGAAAACGCTGGTCGCGCCACTCTCGCCTCCAATCGGTACGGGATCGCCGGTCACGGCCAGAACATTGCGAATGCCGAGCAGGTGGGCACCCATCAGGTCCGAATGCAGGCCGATCAGATTCCGGTCCCGGCCGGTCATATGGATAATCACCTCGATCCCCGTCCCTTCCTGGATCAGCCGCGCAAGAGCGATGTTGCCCATCCGGATGCGGGCCAGGGGATTTTCGGTCAGGCTGATGGCGTCGGCACCCGCTTTCGCCAAAGCCTGGGACCCCTGCAGAACCTTACTGCAATCCAACCCTTTGGGGGGACCGATTTCGACGGTCACCACCGGCCTTTTCCCCCAGTTGTCGAGAAAGGATTTGGGTCTTTCCGCCGGCGGCGGAAAAGATCGGGGTGCGAGGAGGGGAGCGACTTCTGCCTGACGGACAGCGGGTTGCAGGTTGGCCAGAGCGGCCGCCAGATGTCGGATATGACCGGGGGTGGTACCACAGCAGCCGCCGACCAGGGTCGCGCCGACCTGGACCAATTCTTGACCCATATGGGCAAAATATTCAGGCGTTGCCAGATAGATGTAGCGGCCGTTAATAAACTGAGGGAATCCGGAATTGGCGAACCCCGCCAGAGGCAGTTGGGTGACACCGGCCATGCGCTTCAGAACGAGCAGCAATTCCCTGGGCCCGGAACCGCAATTGGCGCCTACAGCATCGGCACCGGCGTCCTCCAGTCGCCGCGCGGCCTCTTCGGCCGTTATTCCATGCCGGGTTCGGCCGTCCTCAAAAAACGCCATCTGGGCGATGACCGGCAGGCTTAACTCCTTCGCCACCTGCAGGGCCGTTAACAGCTCTTCGAGTTCGGAAAAGGTTTCGAGCAGGAAAAGATCCACGCCCCCTTTCGCCAACCCTTCCATCTGCGCGCGAAACAGCTCGGCCCTTCGATCCACGGTTCCTTCGGCCGCCTCTCCCCGCGGCCTGAGCAAAGGCCCAACGGAACCGGCCACCAGCAGTTTGTCCCCGGCCTCGCCCCTGGCAAGCCGAGCCGCAGCCCGATTGACTTCTCGAACCTTTTTTTCAAGGCCGGCCGTTGCCAGGGCGGGAGCGTTTGCTGCAAAGCTGTTGGTTTCCAGCAGACGGGCTCCGGCCGCCACATAAGACCGATGGATCTCCGCAACCAGTTCCGGACGAGTCAGATTGAGGGATTCGAAACGCACCTCCAGAGGCACACCGCGGCTGTAAAGCTGGGTCCCCATGGCTCCGTCGCCGACCAGGACCTGTTCCCTGAGCATCTGCACTACATGTTTGGGGTTCATATTTCATTCCCTCTATCAGGACAAATCAGAATCCGATGACCCCGATTCGTTGAAGGAACTGCCGGAGAATGGCAGCCGTTAAGCCCCAGATCTGATGATGGTCGATGGTGAAAAAGCCTACCGGATGGAGGCGTCCCTTGTGTTCCCAGTTTTCCATATGAAAGACAGCCGGATCGCAAAGGCGCTCCAGGGGAACTTCGATCACTTCGGCGATTTCACTGGGATTGGCGCGAAAGGGATAGGGCCAGGGGAGGGACCCGACGAAGGGGGTGACATGATAGCCGTAAACCGACACGAAATCATCCAACCGCCCGAGAATACAAACATCGGCCGGTCGAATCCCCATCTCTTCCTCAGCCTCTCGCAGAGCGGTTTCCTCCAGGCTGGCATCGCCTTCGTCCTGGCGCCCTCCGGGAAAGGAAATTTCCCCGGCATGGTCCGGCAGATGGTCTGTTCGCAGGGTAAAGAGCAGGACCTCCTGGTCCTTTTTCCAGTAGAGAGGCACAAGCACCGCTGCCGGACGCAGAACTCCTCGGTCAATGACTCGAGGGGGATGATCTGCCAGGGCGGCTTGAATGACAACCGGGTCCAGCATCAGGCGGAATGGCCGGCAGCCCGGTCCCGCAGGGCCGTAATGGTGGCACGATAATCGGAAGTACCGAAAACGGCACTGCCGGCAACAAAAACATCGGCGCCCGCCGCGGCAATTGCCCGGATATTGTCCAGTTTCACACCGCCGTCCACCTCCAGCTCCACAGACAGACCGCGCCGATCGATCATTTTTCTCAGGGCTTCGATCTTCGCCAGACAGGCCGGAATGAAGGTCTGCCCGCCGAAACCGGGGTTGACCGACATCACCAGCACGAGATCCAGATCCTCGAGAATCACGTCCAGGATGGATACGGAGGTGGCGGGATTAATGGAAACTCCGGCCTTTCGTCCATGACTTTTGATCAGTTGCACGGTCCGGTGAAGGTGATGGACCGCCTCGCCGTGAACAGTGATGATGTCGGCTCCCGCCCGGGCGAATTCGGGAATGTAGAGATCGGGATTTTCGATCATCAGGTGGACATCGAGAGGCAGGTCCGTTACCCGCCGGGCGGCCTCGACCACCAACGGTCCGATGGTGATATTGGGAACGAAGTGGCCATCCATGACATCGACATGGACGTAATCGGCGCCGCCGGCAGCAATGGCCTCGATTTCCTGGCCCAGGCAGGCAAAGTCGGCGGAGAGAATGGAAGGGGCGATTTTGATCATTTACTCTGCTCCAATGCACAGGTCTTTGGGGATCCTGCTGATTGCCTAATTAAGAATTGAATCGAAGGACAAAAAGACTACAGGCAAACCTGTAATTTAACAAGGGATGGGCAGGATATTCAGGATAAAGGCTTCAATCCAAAGTCTTTGGGGTTTTATCCTGTCCATCCTGCATATCCCTGTTCATTCAGCCTTTTGGGTTTGTTGTTTCTTCTTTTCCAAAAAATTGCCAGTTTTTTGATTTTTACCAGATTTGCCCGCGCCGCCCCAGCAAAAAAATGGTCGCACTCAATTCCGCCGAAAGGAGACGGCATAGAAGGCATCCATGCCGTGATGCCGGTGGGGAAACGTCCGTAATGCGCCCTGCTCGTCGAAAAGTTCCTGCCATGACTGCGGTGCCTGCTCCCGCAGATCCTCCCGGCTGAATTCACCGTGGCCGGACAAAAACCTTTCGGCGACAACAGTGGTTTCTTCCTGTGCCAGGGTGCATACGGAGTAGAACAGGCGTCCTCCCAGGCGCACCAGCGGTGCAACCCGATCCAGCAGCATCGACTGCCGCTCGCTGTTGGTCCGCAGATCGTCAGGCGTGCGCCGCCAGCGGCTCTCGGGATTTCGACGCAGTACGCCGAGCCCGCTGCAGGGGGCGTCGACCAGGACCCGGTCAAAACTGTCCGGTACGAGAAAAGCGGACGGCGAGGTCACGTCCCAGGTTCGACAGGCGATACCCGAAAGACCGAGCCGTCGGGCCCCCTGCTCGACCAAAGCCAACCGCTCGGCATCGATATCCAAAGCGAGGATTTCGGCCCGATTATCCGCCAGAGCTGCAAGATGAGTGGTCTTGCCTCCAGGCGCCGCGCAACAGTCGAGCAGCCTTTCCCCAGCCTTTGGAGCGATCAGGCAGGCCATCAGCATGCTTGCTTCATCCTGCACCTGATACCATCCCTCCCGGTCTCCGGGCAGGCGGCGGCCGGGACCCTCAGCGACGATGACCCCTTCGGCAACATAAGCGGTCGCTTCAGCCCGGTAGCCCGCCTCCTGCAAAGCTGCAAGAAAGGCCTCACGGGTCGTTTTTTGGGTATTCACCCGCACGGTGAAGGGAGCCTGCTTCAACATTGCTTCGGCCAGAGCCAGAGCTTCTGTACAGCCGTACTGATCGAGCCATTGCCCCGCCAGCCAATTTGGGAGGGACAAAACCCGCTGCAGGTAAGCCCGAGGATCAGAGTTGCGGTCCGGCCAGGGGATGGCGTCGATACCGCGGATCAGGGCTCGCAATATGCCGTTGATAAAACCGGTTACCCTGGCCAGGCCCAGGCGGCGGGCAAGCTCCACCGTTTCGTGCACTGCCGCACGTTGAGGTATCCGGTCGAGCAACAGAAGCTGGTAACCGCCGAGGCGCAGCAGTTGCACCACGGCTGGTTCGATTCGGGTCAAAGGCTGCCGGCAGAAACAGGAAAGCGCGTAATCGAGGCGGCCGCGGTAGCGCAGAACGCCGTAGACCAGTTCCGTGAGCAGCCTCCGGTCACGATCATCCATATGAGGGTTGGCGGCAAGTACGGCATCGAGAGCCTGGTCGGAAAAAGCTCCATCCTCGACCTCGGTTAAAATCTCAAAGGCCAGCCTGCGAACATCGGTTTTTTTCAAAAGCCTACCCCTAAAAAATGAGACCTATAGGTCCAATGGGTCCCATAGGACCTATAAACACAACACGGGGGCATGATGACATGCCCCCGCTGATGGTATTTGAGCCCTGTGCGGCAGGCGCTCAGCCTATGGTCATACTTTCCAAGCGACGAATCCGCTCGGCCATCGGCGGATGCGTGGAAAACAGACTGGTCAGCCCTCCCCCTCGCAGGGGGTTGACGATAAACATATGAGCCGTGGCTTCATTGACCCTTGGCATCGGATGCCGTGAGTTGGCCGCATCCAGTTTCCGCAGGGCGCTGGAGAGATAGAACGGGTTGCCGCAAAGTCTGGCGCCTGCCCGGTCGGCCTCGTATTCCCGGGAGCGGGATATGGCCATCTGCACCAGCATGGCTGCCAGCGGTGCGAAGATGATCAACAACAGCATTCCGATGGGATTGCCGTCGTCATCGTCCCGCCCTCCAAAACCGCCGAAAATAGCCGCCCACTGAGCCATGTGCGCCAGGTAGGAAATGGCCCCGGCGATGGTTGCGGCGATCGAGCCGATCAGGATGTCCCGGTGTTTGACATGGCTCATTTCATGGGCCATGACTCCCATCAGCTCTTCGCGGCTGAGAATCTGCAAAATCCCCTCGGTGGCAGCAACAGCGGCGTGCTGGGGGTTGCGTCCAGTGGCAAAGGCGTTTGGAGTGGTCTGGGGCAGCATGTAGACGCGGGGCATGGGCAGGGCGTTGCGCTGGCAAATCTCCCGCACGACCTCGTAAAGCGGACCGCTTTCCACCTGCCGTCCCCGATACATCCGGATCACGATTTTATCCGAAAACCAGTAGGAGCCCAGATTCATCACTCCGGCCAAAATCAGGGCGATCAAAGCCCCATTCTGTCCACCTATCATTCCTCCGGCCCAAACCAGAAGAAGGGTCAGGACCGTCATCAGCAGAATCGTTCGAAACAGGTTCATGGGTTTGCAACTCCTCCAGGAGTATCTTTTCAGGAAATGACGTGCTCATCGAGGGCCTTGCGAACATCAGCAAGGTCGATATGGGTATTATAGCAGGGACCTGCGGGGCGCTGGTTGAAAACACCGATCACCGGCAGGGGATAGGCATCGCGGATGCCCGCCGTCAGGTCCCTTTCGCAGGCCACCGCCAGCACGAAGCGGGGCCGTTTTTCCGTCAAAATCTTGCGCGCAAGGGTTCCTCCGGTGGCAACGGCAATGGAGATACCCCGTTCCTTGGCCAGTTCCGCCAATCCCCCGATGCAGCATTTGCCGCAGCGTATACATTTTTCGATGTCTCCGGTAACCTTGATCGGACAATCATGCAGTTGCAGGCAATGGGGCAGCAGGATGATGGCCTGGCTGGCCGGGACACGCAAGCCGCGTCCCCGTACCAGCTTGTTGTTCAAGGAAATAAAGGAACGCTGCAGGGAATCCCGATCCACACCCAGGACCTGCCCTATGCCAATGATAGCGGGCAGCAGATATTTAATGGCCAGGCCGCGAAGGCGCCTGGAAAAGAAAAGGTCTTTGCCGCTGACCAGAGTCAGGCCCAACAGCAGCAGAACGGTGAGGATAGCAATGACGCCGACCCCCAGCAGTATGCCAAACCAGCGGGGCAGCTGGGGATGAATATTGGCCAGCCCTATGCTCGGAACCCACCAGACAAAAAAGGACAGTAGCAGCAGCAGCAATCCGATAATGGCCAGGACCCCGAGAAAAACCGCCTGCGAAGATCCGTAAGCCTTCTCAGTACAACAGGCGTTACTCACATCAATCTCCCAGGCGGATGCCCGCCGGCAGGGGCCGACCGCGAAGAAAGTCGGCGACAGACAAACGTTTTTTCCCCGGAAGCTGAAGTTCCCGGACCCGCAGAACACCTTGGCCGCAGGCGATTCGGATCCCGTCCGGCCCGGCTTCCTGGATTGTTCCAGGGGCACCTCCCGAACCGTTTTCCACCGAGGTGCCGCTAATTTTCAACATTTCACCCTGCAGATAGGTAAAGGCCCCGGGCCAGGGATTCAGTCCCCGCACCAGATTGTGCAGTGAGCGGGCATCCTGTTCCCAGTCCACCAGCCCGTCTTCTTTTTTCAGCATGGGCGCGTAGGAGCTGAGCCGGTCATCCTGCGGCTCCCTGGTCAATTTACC includes these proteins:
- a CDS encoding TonB-dependent receptor, which translates into the protein MTYFTCIGSVLFVLLTMFFTPAAAQDEHQKKDVVTLPEIEVEGKFKEEEFVGPLFTDTSTKTKITDKGINTLGPTYKMSVPKAINLIPSVHQQSVDPLGLGDMSNYHESFRFRGIEPTGGGNPSTPINVENLPVSGRPGGGANIYDLENFSSISIYKGGLPGDQGFGLTNIGGKIDMEVKRPTDSFGFNLKQALGSHDAGRTYLRLDSGVLPSRTAGFLSYSHTAADKWKGEGDSERNNAMLGLTQKLGDRLKIEAFSIYNEVEANPYRVLNFGQASSLGENYNFDFSKNPSDYFYYGYNKNKFEDYNLFGSIEYSFSEDASVILKPFYWKDEGYYQETITMRNGQNRIRRWDIDHDLYGFQAGYSMMIDAFSFDIGYFYLEQERPGPPTSWKLYQVSNDTLIFDRWQLLSNSSRHRQNMPYVSGKYFFGPFQFQAGLKYLDYSMPKITTYNTQGIPDVGYQTALDMASSIIPGASADSKDFEEVLPNASLSYALTDSLSCYFSYGRNYGMSVALYPFYISQQAAFNSRGITLQNLWDNQELEIADSFDFGFRYISEKLYIVPTVYYAKHKNKTATYYDASLDATFPAAIFDAEAYGFELEAGVMPIRNLSLYGSFSYNRFYFSEDINDQAGTTISVKGNQVPDAPEFLVKGIASYRIGDFTFSPVVRYWSSRYGDILQEEKIDDAVVFDFGVSYDKNFSNSWVKDLNISLWLNNVFDKEYISIINTSDYTTLGSTYQVGAPFTIYATLSLAF
- the grxC gene encoding glutaredoxin 3 encodes the protein MSRIEIYTKNYCPYCRRAKELLQGRNIDFIEYDVTDDPEKEEEMRQRSGRRTVPEIFINDRLIGGCDDLFALDQRGDLDALLQG
- a CDS encoding bifunctional homocysteine S-methyltransferase/methylenetetrahydrofolate reductase; amino-acid sequence: MNPKHVVQMLREQVLVGDGAMGTQLYSRGVPLEVRFESLNLTRPELVAEIHRSYVAAGARLLETNSFAANAPALATAGLEKKVREVNRAAARLARGEAGDKLLVAGSVGPLLRPRGEAAEGTVDRRAELFRAQMEGLAKGGVDLFLLETFSELEELLTALQVAKELSLPVIAQMAFFEDGRTRHGITAEEAARRLEDAGADAVGANCGSGPRELLLVLKRMAGVTQLPLAGFANSGFPQFINGRYIYLATPEYFAHMGQELVQVGATLVGGCCGTTPGHIRHLAAALANLQPAVRQAEVAPLLAPRSFPPPAERPKSFLDNWGKRPVVTVEIGPPKGLDCSKVLQGSQALAKAGADAISLTENPLARIRMGNIALARLIQEGTGIEVIIHMTGRDRNLIGLHSDLMGAHLLGIRNVLAVTGDPVPIGGESGATSVFDLNSIGILELLQALNRGTTLLGADIGGRTGIVAGAAFNPNVKDIEGQIRKLEKKIAAGACFVETQPVFSPKVMEEMLERLAPLQIPVLVGLMPLVSERNAEFLHNEVPGIRLSDDIRRRMRGTSGMEGIREGLAIARELIDAGGSRTKGYTLMPPFGKIELALELLQYIKGRRS
- a CDS encoding CoA pyrophosphatase, which codes for MLDPVVIQAALADHPPRVIDRGVLRPAAVLVPLYWKKDQEVLLFTLRTDHLPDHAGEISFPGGRQDEGDASLEETALREAEEEMGIRPADVCILGRLDDFVSVYGYHVTPFVGSLPWPYPFRANPSEIAEVIEVPLERLCDPAVFHMENWEHKGRLHPVGFFTIDHHQIWGLTAAILRQFLQRIGVIGF
- the rpe gene encoding ribulose-phosphate 3-epimerase, producing MIKIAPSILSADFACLGQEIEAIAAGGADYVHVDVMDGHFVPNITIGPLVVEAARRVTDLPLDVHLMIENPDLYIPEFARAGADIITVHGEAVHHLHRTVQLIKSHGRKAGVSINPATSVSILDVILEDLDLVLVMSVNPGFGGQTFIPACLAKIEALRKMIDRRGLSVELEVDGGVKLDNIRAIAAAGADVFVAGSAVFGTSDYRATITALRDRAAGHSA
- the rsmB gene encoding 16S rRNA (cytosine(967)-C(5))-methyltransferase RsmB codes for the protein MKKTDVRRLAFEILTEVEDGAFSDQALDAVLAANPHMDDRDRRLLTELVYGVLRYRGRLDYALSCFCRQPLTRIEPAVVQLLRLGGYQLLLLDRIPQRAAVHETVELARRLGLARVTGFINGILRALIRGIDAIPWPDRNSDPRAYLQRVLSLPNWLAGQWLDQYGCTEALALAEAMLKQAPFTVRVNTQKTTREAFLAALQEAGYRAEATAYVAEGVIVAEGPGRRLPGDREGWYQVQDEASMLMACLIAPKAGERLLDCCAAPGGKTTHLAALADNRAEILALDIDAERLALVEQGARRLGLSGIACRTWDVTSPSAFLVPDSFDRVLVDAPCSGLGVLRRNPESRWRRTPDDLRTNSERQSMLLDRVAPLVRLGGRLFYSVCTLAQEETTVVAERFLSGHGEFSREDLREQAPQSWQELFDEQGALRTFPHRHHGMDAFYAVSFRRN
- the htpX gene encoding zinc metalloprotease HtpX encodes the protein MNLFRTILLMTVLTLLLVWAGGMIGGQNGALIALILAGVMNLGSYWFSDKIVIRMYRGRQVESGPLYEVVREICQRNALPMPRVYMLPQTTPNAFATGRNPQHAAVAATEGILQILSREELMGVMAHEMSHVKHRDILIGSIAATIAGAISYLAHMAQWAAIFGGFGGRDDDDGNPIGMLLLIIFAPLAAMLVQMAISRSREYEADRAGARLCGNPFYLSSALRKLDAANSRHPMPRVNEATAHMFIVNPLRGGGLTSLFSTHPPMAERIRRLESMTIG
- a CDS encoding DUF116 domain-containing protein, giving the protein MSNACCTEKAYGSSQAVFLGVLAIIGLLLLLLSFFVWWVPSIGLANIHPQLPRWFGILLGVGVIAILTVLLLLGLTLVSGKDLFFSRRLRGLAIKYLLPAIIGIGQVLGVDRDSLQRSFISLNNKLVRGRGLRVPASQAIILLPHCLQLHDCPIKVTGDIEKCIRCGKCCIGGLAELAKERGISIAVATGGTLARKILTEKRPRFVLAVACERDLTAGIRDAYPLPVIGVFNQRPAGPCYNTHIDLADVRKALDEHVIS